In one Nicotiana tomentosiformis chromosome 6, ASM39032v3, whole genome shotgun sequence genomic region, the following are encoded:
- the LOC138894575 gene encoding uncharacterized protein: MREQIDENGIVGKKKLRFIDETCLRISYRGKLGNQCEWGNIVMLSWIGRTVFTELQPSIIYTSDARNDFWDEMDLMVQGARCDCEETRPFIDQFKNLRLLQFFVGLNESYSHVISEILLKTLVLTVNQTYALEVQEESQRTLSVAN; the protein is encoded by the exons ATGCGCGAGCAGATCGATGAGAATGGCATTGTTGGTAAAAAAAAGTTACGGTTCATAGATGAAACCTGTTTGAGAATATCTTACAGAGGTAAATTAGGGAATCAATGTGAATGGGGTAACATCGTAATGCTTTCATGGATTGGTCGCACTGTATTTACTGAATTGCAGCCTAGCATCATCTACACATCAGATGCGAGGAAT GATTTTTGGGATGAAATGGATCTAATGGTTCAAGGAGCAAGATGTGATTGTGAGGAAACTAGGCCTTTTATAGATCAGTTCAAAAACTTGCGATTACTACAATTCTTTGTTGGTTTAAATGAAAGCTACAGTCATGTGATAAGTGAGATCCTTCTGAAAACACTTGTATTAACTGTGAATCAAACGTATGCACTAGAAGTTCAGGAAGAGAGTCAACGAACACTTAGTGTAGCTAATTAA